Proteins found in one Megachile rotundata isolate GNS110a chromosome 14, iyMegRotu1, whole genome shotgun sequence genomic segment:
- the LOC100879820 gene encoding methionyl-tRNA formyltransferase, mitochondrial: MYIKSMHKIFVSAFKTRTHNKYICNRRSHTITQDGPWKVLFFGTDNFAVESLKALHKKCETKVLQRLEVVTTTNVRQNAVLKYAKENELNLYKWPLEESISDFHIGVVVSFGHLIPSNIINSFPLGMLNVHGSLLPKWRGAAPMTYALMNGELQTGVTLMKIMPKQFDIGPIVAQKQVEIGEYETLPELSAKLSKFGANLLAETFENLPESLQSAKPQDDTNATYAPKITSEMCIIKWDEMSAKRIYDLYRGLFGVYPLMTFLQDTKVKFLEIELIEPTSISDLIARFEGEMPGTVLFDKKSNKLIVKCINDSFIAVKKISVENARCKNAYDFRNGFLAAKRKTKECFSSINAIKQSYNI; encoded by the exons ATGTATATTAAAAGCATGcacaaaatatttgtgtcagcTTTTAAAACAAGAACGCATAATAAGTACATATGCAATCGGAGGTCACATACAATAACTCAAGACGGACCATGGAAAGTATTATTTTTTGGCACAGATAACTTTGCGGTGGAAAGTTTAAAAGCTTTACATAAAAAAtg CGAAACAAAAGTTTTGCAGCGATTGGAAGTTGTTACTACTACGAATGTAAGACAAAATGCTGTATTGAAATATGCAAAAGAGAATGAACTTAATTTGTACAAATGGCCATTAGAAGAAAGTATTTCTGATTTTCATATTGGAGTAGTTGTTTCATTCGGTCATTTGATTCCATCTAATATTATCAATTCATTTCCTTT AGGTATGTTAAACGTACATGGTAGTTTATTACCAAAGTGGAGAGGAGCAGCACCAATGACTTATGCACTGATGAATGGAGAATTACAAACAGGAGTTACATTAATGAAGATAATGCCAAAACA aTTTGATATAGGACCAATAGTAGCGCAAAAGCAAGTAGAGATTGGTGAATATGAAACCTTACCAGAATTATCTGCTAAATTAAGTAAGTTTGGTGCAAATCTTTTAGcagaaacatttgaaaatttgccagAGTCACTACAATCTGCAAAACCCCAAGATGATACAAATGCAACATATG CACCAAAAATAACATCTGAAATGTGTATAATTAAATGGGATGAAATGTCAGCCAAACGTATTTATGATTTATACCGTGGTCTTTTTGGAGTATATCCTTTAATGACGTTCTTACAAGatacaaaagtaaaatttttagaaattgaattAATCGAACCTACCTCAATTAGTGACCTGATCGCaagatttgaaggagaaatGCCAG gaaCTGTACTATTCGAtaagaaaagtaataaattaatagtaaaGTGCATAAATGACAGTTTTATTGCTGTAAAAAAAATATCTGTTGAAAATGCGCGTTGTAAAAATGCTTATGATTTTCGTAACGGTTTCCTGGCTGCTAAACGTAAAACGAAGGAATGTTTTTCTTCAATTAATGCAATTAAACAATCCTATAATATCTAA